In Paenibacillus kyungheensis, the following are encoded in one genomic region:
- a CDS encoding DUF3397 domain-containing protein gives MGVFLGLLLNGFIFLSLVPFIPFVLTYVINRLKGKEKKPAIGMAMDVTTPFLYISVAALFNNTFNTKTGFYIFLLILLLGIGLIGGAQNRLKGKVDYKRLFRAVWRVSFLLLSIGYIALLITGILQYITQ, from the coding sequence ATGGGGGTATTTTTGGGATTATTATTGAACGGGTTTATCTTTTTAAGTCTAGTTCCATTTATTCCATTTGTATTAACATATGTGATCAATAGGCTAAAAGGGAAAGAAAAGAAACCAGCGATAGGTATGGCTATGGATGTAACGACTCCTTTTTTATATATTTCTGTAGCCGCTTTGTTCAATAATACATTCAATACCAAAACAGGATTCTATATTTTCTTATTGATTTTATTGTTAGGTATTGGTCTAATTGGTGGTGCACAAAACCGATTAAAAGGAAAAGTGGACTACAAACGACTATTTCGTGCCGTTTGGCGTGTTTCTTTTTTATTGTTGAGTATAGGTTACATTGCTTTATTGATTACTGGTATTCTGCAATACATAACACAATAA
- a CDS encoding ketopantoate reductase family protein — MIIDIFGAGAIGLLFYSKLISNDSSATIHLWTRTVEQASIMNQQGITIQTSTIDHHSEPQLWIPSATQNAYAIDELNNYSHIPKADYILVTVKQKDITADLVGKIQQRAGQHTRIICLQNGLRTDSLWPSPWQVYAAITTEGAKRMSINEIHHTGIGKTVIGSLSNLSSARVGNKTKSIDKEEQLLIQPLLNELQQAGFDIRLSNNIDKDIYRKLIINAVINPLTAIWRIMNGELLVSEQRLFVMQQLYNEVIEVYQAAGIESSSLWWEEILEVCRATSTNTSSMLADVLQGKTTEIEWINGSIIKMGQDYGIATPANYWVYHLVEAMNRQEDN; from the coding sequence AGCTATAGGATTACTTTTTTATAGCAAATTAATAAGTAATGATTCTTCAGCTACTATTCATTTGTGGACACGTACCGTAGAACAAGCATCTATTATGAATCAACAAGGTATAACGATCCAAACATCTACTATAGATCATCATAGTGAACCACAGTTATGGATTCCATCTGCTACACAGAATGCTTATGCAATCGACGAATTAAATAACTATTCTCATATACCCAAAGCGGATTATATATTAGTCACGGTTAAGCAGAAAGATATAACAGCAGATTTAGTTGGTAAAATTCAGCAACGAGCAGGGCAACATACTCGTATAATCTGCCTGCAAAATGGATTGCGAACCGATAGCTTATGGCCTTCACCATGGCAGGTTTATGCAGCAATTACCACAGAAGGTGCTAAAAGAATGTCTATAAACGAAATCCATCATACCGGTATAGGAAAAACGGTTATAGGTAGTCTAAGTAATCTTTCTAGTGCTAGAGTAGGTAATAAGACCAAATCAATAGATAAAGAAGAGCAACTATTAATACAACCTTTGCTAAACGAACTACAACAAGCAGGATTTGATATTCGGTTGTCGAATAATATCGATAAAGATATATATCGGAAGCTTATTATAAATGCTGTAATCAATCCATTAACAGCGATTTGGCGTATAATGAATGGTGAATTACTTGTTTCTGAACAGAGACTATTTGTAATGCAGCAATTGTATAATGAAGTTATTGAAGTATATCAAGCCGCAGGAATAGAGAGTTCTTCTTTATGGTGGGAAGAGATTTTAGAAGTATGTCGTGCTACATCTACCAATACATCATCTATGCTTGCAGATGTATTACAAGGTAAAACAACAGAAATAGAGTGGATTAATGGTAGTATTATTAAAATGGGTCAAGATTACGGTATAGCTACACCAGCAAATTACTGGGTATACCATTTAGTTGAGGCTATGAATAGACAGGAGGATAATTGA